A single window of Achromobacter xylosoxidans DNA harbors:
- a CDS encoding DsbA family protein: MVSKLPPIPIQLQTFRKHLRDRRALRWAVVGVLIAVPAIWFLMTSQDMPSARRSSAAGTAQVSGPPWLLGNPDARFTVVFYADLECPYCKAYSPQIRQWVSEHEDVNLRWHHMPLTVHEPAAGQEARLVECAGLAGGHEAFWSAVQWVYANTRGDGQGLANLEAFPGVSAEIKSCISSEQTASIVQSQAGEAAKSGITATPSLRLVDHSSGKSVLLPGPVPGDALLSAIDMLAAGDAAEPPADVPSSPSDATVTGSPQ, translated from the coding sequence ATCGTGTCCAAGCTACCGCCCATTCCGATTCAGTTGCAGACGTTTCGCAAGCATCTGCGTGACCGACGTGCTCTGCGCTGGGCAGTTGTCGGCGTGCTGATCGCGGTGCCGGCAATCTGGTTCCTGATGACTTCGCAGGACATGCCTAGCGCAAGGCGTTCCTCAGCTGCGGGTACCGCGCAGGTATCGGGTCCGCCTTGGCTTCTGGGCAATCCTGACGCGCGCTTCACCGTCGTCTTCTATGCCGACCTGGAGTGCCCGTACTGCAAGGCGTATTCACCGCAGATTCGGCAGTGGGTCTCCGAGCACGAGGACGTCAACCTGCGATGGCACCACATGCCGCTGACCGTCCATGAACCCGCCGCCGGCCAGGAGGCTCGTCTGGTCGAGTGCGCTGGTCTGGCCGGTGGGCATGAGGCGTTCTGGTCTGCCGTGCAGTGGGTCTATGCCAACACGCGCGGTGATGGGCAAGGTCTGGCGAACCTGGAAGCGTTCCCCGGCGTGTCCGCCGAGATCAAGTCGTGCATAAGCAGCGAACAGACCGCAAGCATCGTGCAGTCCCAGGCCGGGGAAGCGGCCAAGTCGGGAATCACGGCGACGCCTTCGCTGCGCCTTGTTGATCACTCCAGCGGCAAGAGCGTCTTGCTGCCTGGCCCTGTGCCTGGCGATGCGCTGCTGTCGGCGATCGATATGCTCGCTGCCGGCGACGCCGCCGAACCGCCAGCAGATGTCCCGTCGTCCCCGTCTGACGCAACGGTCACGGGATCACCCCAGTGA
- a CDS encoding helix-turn-helix domain-containing protein, which translates to MTAFSESFRSEVARIARKENKGDITSLRKLTASQRGEIAALKRDVKALAGQVRGLAKALEKSLASIGRQPSGSQAADASRVPGAAGAAVSPKRGGRPFVFSHEALLAKRKAFQMSQKEMAQLLDASPLSVYKWETGKVTPRAAQLLRVREVLKMGVREARKKIAE; encoded by the coding sequence ATGACCGCGTTTTCTGAATCTTTCCGATCGGAAGTAGCCCGAATAGCGCGCAAGGAGAACAAGGGGGATATCACTTCCCTGCGCAAGTTGACCGCCAGCCAGCGTGGCGAAATCGCCGCGCTCAAGCGAGACGTCAAGGCGCTGGCCGGGCAGGTGCGCGGGCTGGCCAAGGCGCTGGAAAAGTCACTGGCATCGATCGGTCGTCAGCCTTCAGGAAGCCAGGCCGCCGATGCGTCTCGAGTTCCTGGCGCCGCAGGCGCGGCGGTATCCCCGAAGCGAGGCGGACGCCCCTTCGTTTTCAGCCACGAGGCGTTGCTCGCCAAGCGAAAGGCGTTCCAGATGAGCCAGAAAGAGATGGCCCAACTGCTCGATGCGTCGCCCCTGAGCGTCTACAAGTGGGAAACCGGCAAGGTCACGCCTCGCGCGGCCCAGCTCCTGCGCGTGCGTGAAGTGCTCAAGATGGGAGTGCGCGAGGCTCGTAAGAAGATTGCCGAATAA
- a CDS encoding HU family DNA-binding protein, which produces MNRAQLVEILATKNDLSKATANAVLDTLIDTIQTAVKKGDAVQLVGFGTFKSAKRAARTGKNPATGAALKIPASTVPKFVAGAKFKAVVDPKAAKRKAEKAGK; this is translated from the coding sequence ATGAACCGCGCCCAACTCGTTGAAATCCTGGCAACCAAGAACGACCTGTCAAAAGCGACGGCCAACGCCGTGCTCGACACCTTGATCGACACCATTCAAACCGCCGTGAAGAAAGGCGATGCGGTACAGCTCGTAGGCTTCGGCACGTTCAAGTCCGCCAAGCGTGCCGCGCGCACCGGCAAGAACCCCGCCACCGGTGCCGCCCTGAAGATTCCGGCATCGACCGTGCCGAAATTCGTGGCCGGCGCCAAGTTCAAGGCCGTGGTCGATCCCAAGGCCGCCAAGCGCAAGGCCGAGAAGGCGGGTAAGTAA
- a CDS encoding TIGR03757 family integrating conjugative element protein, with protein MPASFSKFASGWRTLGLAVALPASLAVFSPATYAADVVVVTDSHYPVKTMGGERLIELDEASRIEAELSAQLPADAEQASAIVKGRLDKGGADLQRRAASAYQGVADAWSLGITTIPAVVVDQRYVVYGETDVARAIARIERHRRAAP; from the coding sequence ATGCCAGCATCCTTTTCCAAATTCGCATCAGGCTGGCGAACCCTGGGCCTGGCCGTTGCGCTACCGGCGTCGCTGGCGGTCTTCAGCCCGGCGACGTACGCCGCCGACGTGGTGGTCGTCACCGACAGCCATTATCCGGTCAAGACCATGGGCGGCGAGCGTTTGATCGAGCTGGACGAAGCGTCCCGTATCGAAGCCGAGCTTTCCGCGCAACTGCCCGCCGATGCCGAGCAGGCGTCCGCCATCGTCAAGGGCCGGCTGGACAAGGGCGGTGCTGACCTCCAGCGCCGCGCCGCGTCCGCCTACCAGGGCGTTGCCGACGCCTGGAGCCTGGGCATCACCACCATTCCGGCCGTTGTGGTGGATCAGCGCTACGTGGTCTATGGCGAGACGGACGTGGCCCGCGCCATCGCGCGCATCGAACGGCACCGGAGGGCAGCGCCGTGA
- a CDS encoding TIGR03756 family integrating conjugative element protein codes for MSRPFNLLRRARVAVASALLLSATGSYALNTATIVSSVMSPDCLEYRVVGICYWLYCTWGGCTVRTSVKVRHYIPDAVVSSYSDTGANPWVEVRAMSMPNPTAEAGGDGTTNEGHENNLARFKNADVIGHPGAEVFNRFVSSSGYFCAGAGTAFMPYLLSTLDTLAWRYNVPEMAYPEALIPGMREIGARTTLNLWGAVYPRGGFLHQPDDHKAGAVVAQRAGDVVTRRGQLHVYQPLLATSRDGYWPAGALMEGDASTGKWQELTPVLSSSCTVFPRSGFLTQAQQGDYAWALWRPYACCERRGQVFLGSVDFL; via the coding sequence GTGAGCCGCCCATTCAATCTGCTTCGCCGCGCGCGGGTTGCTGTTGCCTCAGCTTTGCTGCTCAGCGCCACGGGCAGCTATGCCCTGAACACGGCCACCATCGTTTCGTCCGTTATGTCGCCGGACTGCCTGGAATACCGGGTCGTGGGGATTTGCTATTGGCTGTACTGCACCTGGGGCGGCTGCACGGTGCGCACGTCCGTGAAGGTGCGCCACTACATCCCCGACGCCGTCGTTTCGTCCTACTCGGACACGGGCGCGAACCCCTGGGTCGAAGTGCGGGCCATGAGCATGCCCAACCCAACGGCCGAGGCCGGCGGCGACGGTACGACCAACGAAGGTCACGAAAACAATCTCGCACGCTTCAAGAACGCCGACGTCATCGGCCACCCGGGCGCCGAAGTGTTCAACCGGTTCGTCTCGTCCTCGGGCTACTTCTGCGCGGGTGCGGGCACGGCGTTCATGCCGTACCTGCTCAGCACTCTGGACACGCTAGCCTGGCGCTACAACGTCCCCGAGATGGCTTACCCGGAGGCGTTGATCCCCGGCATGCGCGAGATCGGCGCGCGCACAACCCTGAACCTGTGGGGAGCCGTCTACCCGCGTGGCGGTTTCCTGCACCAGCCCGATGACCACAAGGCCGGTGCCGTGGTGGCCCAACGTGCGGGCGATGTCGTCACGCGACGCGGCCAATTGCACGTCTACCAGCCTTTGCTCGCCACTTCCCGCGACGGCTACTGGCCTGCGGGTGCTCTGATGGAGGGCGATGCCTCGACCGGCAAGTGGCAGGAACTTACCCCTGTCCTGTCTTCGTCCTGCACGGTATTCCCGCGCAGCGGCTTTCTGACCCAGGCCCAGCAAGGTGATTACGCGTGGGCGCTGTGGCGGCCCTATGCCTGCTGCGAGCGCAGGGGCCAGGTGTTCCTCGGCAGTGTCGATTTCCTATGA
- a CDS encoding integrating conjugative element protein, protein MKRSASTNICHSAYCMVRPAALAAALALGCGVAWAQVGFQNSGPVIGDDVMYSIGGGSAVSMGRAAGMRSIGVGVGWNSNLICGDMSIQTTLRNQLNGITNGFQQIMSSVIQSATSAVASLPALIIQRADPGLYNLLTNGVLQARLDFDRSKLTCRAMAERMADAAGGQLGWSQMAEGLALRDAVSSTDAVSAIEQAESRRGNDGVPWVGGSNAGGSGQAAIRIVGDVTRAGYNLVNGRGVTDTSAISTASCASLSCQTWTSPQQAVEWATRVLGEKEQRTCEACTKTETVPGVGLTPLIQEEYDAKLQALQELITKAKNTTPENLRQAGSASLPITRGVIEALRDEPDQDLLARRLASEVALASVLEKALLLQRTLLTGKKEPNVAANKLAVEAVNHESDTLDREIRNLKTELELRRELANNSPMAIIQRHGTRAAGSRGIYEGDPVPNRLDQLQKGNPGGRP, encoded by the coding sequence ATGAAGCGTTCAGCATCGACGAATATCTGCCACTCGGCATACTGCATGGTGCGTCCTGCAGCACTGGCTGCGGCGCTTGCCTTGGGTTGTGGCGTGGCCTGGGCACAGGTGGGATTCCAGAACAGCGGCCCCGTCATCGGCGATGACGTCATGTATTCCATCGGTGGTGGCAGCGCGGTCTCCATGGGGCGCGCTGCTGGCATGCGCTCGATCGGCGTTGGCGTCGGTTGGAACAGCAACCTGATCTGCGGCGACATGAGCATCCAGACCACCCTGCGCAACCAGCTCAACGGCATCACGAACGGCTTCCAGCAGATCATGAGCAGCGTCATCCAGAGCGCGACCAGCGCCGTGGCGTCATTGCCTGCGCTGATCATCCAGCGAGCCGATCCCGGTTTGTATAATCTGCTTACAAATGGCGTGCTGCAAGCGCGGCTGGATTTCGACCGTTCCAAGCTGACATGCCGCGCCATGGCCGAGCGGATGGCCGATGCCGCTGGGGGCCAGCTTGGCTGGAGCCAGATGGCCGAAGGTCTGGCGTTGCGCGATGCGGTGTCGAGCACGGACGCGGTGTCAGCCATCGAGCAGGCTGAAAGCCGCCGGGGCAACGACGGCGTGCCCTGGGTCGGGGGCAGCAATGCCGGCGGTTCCGGCCAAGCCGCGATCAGGATCGTCGGTGACGTGACCCGTGCGGGCTACAACCTGGTCAACGGCCGCGGCGTGACCGATACATCAGCCATCTCCACTGCCAGTTGCGCCAGCCTGTCCTGCCAGACATGGACCTCGCCGCAGCAGGCCGTCGAATGGGCCACGCGGGTGCTGGGCGAGAAAGAGCAGCGCACGTGTGAGGCCTGCACAAAGACCGAGACGGTGCCCGGGGTGGGCTTGACGCCGCTGATCCAGGAGGAATACGACGCCAAGCTGCAGGCGCTGCAAGAGCTGATCACCAAGGCCAAGAACACCACGCCGGAGAACCTGCGCCAGGCCGGCAGCGCATCGCTGCCGATCACGCGCGGGGTCATCGAGGCGCTGCGCGACGAGCCGGACCAGGACCTGCTGGCGCGGCGCCTTGCATCCGAAGTGGCGTTGGCGTCGGTGCTGGAGAAGGCGTTGCTGCTCCAGCGCACGCTGCTGACTGGCAAGAAGGAGCCCAATGTCGCGGCCAACAAGTTGGCGGTCGAGGCCGTGAACCACGAGAGCGACACGCTCGACCGGGAGATCCGCAACCTCAAGACCGAGCTGGAACTGCGCCGCGAGCTGGCGAACAACTCGCCCATGGCCATCATCCAGCGCCACGGAACGCGTGCGGCCGGCTCACGCGGCATCTACGAAGGCGACCCGGTGCCCAACCGCCTCGACCAGTTGCAGAAGGGCAATCCGGGAGGCCGGCCATGA